From one Anopheles bellator chromosome 1, idAnoBellAS_SP24_06.2, whole genome shotgun sequence genomic stretch:
- the LOC131216031 gene encoding apyrase-like, whose translation MAPDWRHRVTGGGIRIPRLREAICLLLALNFALVCAQEQLFPLSIVHINDFHARFEEVTTGSVTCDSAVEPCIGGYGRTVTVVKQLLAERPNAIYLNAGDNFQGTLWYNIHRWNVTAEFLNMLPADAMTIGNHEFDNGVEGVVPFLNNIASPVLLVNVDNSEEPEFNRFAKSLVLERGGRRIGVIGVILNSTDTIANTGRLVFHDEVATVRQEAEQLTEQGCDIIVVLSHCGLDVDVKIAAEAGPLVDIIVGGHSHTFLYSGDHPTIPMTAAGEYPTVVEQQPGGHKVLIVQASAYTKLVGDIILYFDAQGVIQRWEGNPVYLATEVVPDAAVMAALPPWKVAVDEIGNRKIGSTGVDLEKSSCGYGECNLGSLIAESMVAAFVPSAEPGHWTYAAVAVLAVGGIRVGLLRGDLAFKNLIEVIPFENGLICFDMRGDHLIELMEYGVQKSWDEDRFSGANMLQVSGLRVVYNVTNPIGDRVLSLDVLCHDCAVPRYEPVDPFRKYRVITNSFMAGGGDGFTMFERYGRARVLGPVDIDAFEAYVRDKSPILQGTDGRITVHT comes from the exons ATGGCCCCCGATTGGAGACACCGTGTGACTGGTGGCGGAATTCGAATCCCACGCTTGCGCGAGGCCATTTGCTTGCTGCTGGCCCTAAACTTCGCGCTAGTGTGCGCGCAGGAACAGCTGTTCCCGCTGTCGATCGTGCACATTAACGACTTCCACGCACGCTTCGAGGAAGTCACTACGGGCAGCGTCACGTGTGACTCGGCGGTGGAACCGTGCATTGGTGGGTACGGCCGAACCGTGACCGTCGTGAAGCAGCTGCTGGCTGAGCGGCCGAATGCGATCTACCTGAACGCGGGCGACAACTTTCAGGGGACATTGTGGTACAACATCCACCGCTGGAATGTGACCGCCGAGTTCCTCAATATGCTTCCGGCGGACGCCATG ACCATAGGTAACCACGAGTTCGACAATGGAGTCGAGGGAGTTGTGCCGTTCTTGAACAATATCGCgtcgccggtgctgctggtgaacgTTGATAACAGCGAGGAACCGGAGTTCAATCGATTCGCCAAAAGTCTCGTCCTCGAGCGCGGTGGCCGGCGTATCGGGGTGATTGGGGTGATCCTCAACAGCACGGACACGATCGCCAACACGGGACGGTTGGTGTTTCACGATGAGGTGGCCACGGTACGGCAGGAGGCCGAGCAGCTGACGGAGCAGGGCTGTGACATAATCGTTGTCCTGTCGCACTGTGGGCTCGATGTGGATGTGAAGATTGCGGCCGAAGCGGGCCCTTTGGTGGACATCATCGTGGGGGGACACTCGCACACCTTCCTGTACTCTGGCGATCATCCCACGATCCCAATGACGGCCGCGGGCGAGTATCCCACGGTGGTGGAGCAGCAGCCCGGCGGTCACAAGGTGCTGATCGTACAGGCGTCGGCTTACACGAAACTCGTTGGCGACATTATCCTGTACTTCGATGCTCAGGGAGTCATTCAGCGTTGGGAAGGCAATCCGGTCTATCTGGCCACGGAGGTGGTGCCGGATGCCGCCGTCATGGCAGCGCTGCCCCCGTGGAAGGTGGCCGTGGATGAAATTGGCAATCGGAAGATCGGATCGACGGGCGTCGATCTGGAGAAGTCCAGCTGCGGATACGGAGAGTGCAATCTCGGTAGTCTCATCGCTGAATCGATGGTGGCCGCATTTGTGCCAAGTGCCGAACCGGGGCACTGGACGTACGCCGCTGTGGCGGTCCTCGCCGTTGGTGGTATACGAGTTGGGCTGCTCCGAGGAG ATTTGGCGTTCAAAAACCTGATAGAGGTGATACCCTTCGAGAACGGGCTCATTTGCTTCGACATGCGCGGCGATCACCTGATCGAGCTAATGGAATACGGCGTGCAGAAGTCCTGGGACGAAGATAGGTTCAGTGGAGCGAATATGCTGCAGGTTTCCGGGCTGCGTGTCGTCTACAACGTCACCAACCCGATCGGTGACCGTGTCCTATCGTTGGACGTGCTGTGCCACGATTGTGCCGTCCCGCGATACGAGCCGGTGGACCCGTTCCGGAAGTATCGCGTCATCACCAATTCCTTCATGGCCGGCGGAGGCGACGGGTTCACGATGTTCGAGCGTTACGGTCGAGCCCGGGTCCTCGGACCGGTCGATATCGATGCGTTTGAAGCGTACGTGCGCGACAAATCGCCCATCTTGCAGGGCACGGATGGCCGCATCACCGTGCATACTTAA
- the LOC131214968 gene encoding dnaJ homolog subfamily C member 22 isoform X1, which yields MDELELRPYRMGEKLSPSPAAGSSYRSSASKPQKSTGDVEQLGQKSVFVAYVLWLFGGIFGVHHFYLRQDRRAFLWWSTLGYFGIGWMAEVLHIPAMVRDANDDPRFVAEFNELLRKNRKPPFSTSRFLLGVMIGYWWGQMIMIAIPQSVFFGVDWGFLHWLIPFAVALGVWTVGNMGREKGVFWHCLVASYGSYLSRYFVMDEAYWMTATALCCASAFDHFSKQWNVEIPKKKRMPRRLATLTVAAIAYLSLWGAFVYFNGTITDSEGDEVPVHEALYNFLKSPWWTDLKQTLHDTLQFAKYHGWAEVWKQIIDSMDADGEQNAYKVLGISATASQHEINTLCRSLAKETHPDKVKDASKRRAAEERFMEIQQACEVLSKTRRKRSQRNKKSDSGSGSDKIEL from the exons ATGGACGAATTAGAACTG CGCCCGTACAGAATGGGGGAGAAACTTTCGCCGTCCCCGGCGGCTGGCTCCAGCTATCGAAGCTCCGCTTCCAAGCCACAAAAGTCAACCGGAGACGTCGAACAGCTCGGCCAGAAATCGGTCTTCGTGGCGTATGTGCTGTGGTTGTTCGGAGGCATCTTCGGTGTGCATCACTTCTACCTGCGCCAAGACCGGCGGGCGTTTCTCTGGTGGAGCACCTTGGGGTACTTCGGCATCGGATGGATGGCCGAGGTGCTGCACATCCCGGCGATGGTGCGGGACGCCAACGATGACCCGCGGTTCGTGGCGGAGTTCAACGAACTGCTGCGAAAGAACCGAAAGCCCCCCTTCTCGACCAGCCGTTTCCTGCTCGGCGTCATGATCGGGTACTGGTGGGGCCAGATGATCATGATCGCGATACCGCAGAGCGTGTTCTTCGGCGTCGACTGGGGCTTCCTGCACTGGCTCATCCCATTCGCCGTGGCTCTGG GTGTTTGGACGGTTGGAAACATGGGGCGCGAGAAGGGCGTCTTCTGGCACTGTCTGGTTGCCTCGTACGGCTCGTACCTCTCGCGGTACTTTGTCATGGACGAGGCGTACTggatgacggcgacggcgctcTGTTGCGCTTCCGCATTCGATCACTTCTCGAAACAGTGGAACGTGGAGATTCCGAAGAAAAAGCGCATGCCCAG ACGCCTGGCGACActgacggtggccgccatcgcgTATCTCTCGCTGTGGGGCGCCTTCGTATACTTCAACGGTACGATCACGGACAGCGAAGGCGACGAGGTGCCGGTTCACGAGGCGCTCTACAACTTCCTCAAGTCGCCCTGGTGGACGGACCTGAAGCAAACGCTGCACGATACGCTGCAGTTCGCCAAATACCACGGATGGGCGGAGGTTTGGAAGCAAATAATTGACTCCATGGACGCGGACGGCGAGCAAAACGCGTACAAGGTGCTGGGGATCAGCGCGACCGCCTCGCAGCACGAAATCAACACCCTGTGCCGCAGTCTGGCGAAGGAAACGCACCCGGACAAGGTGAAGGACGCCAGCAAACGGCGGGCGGCGGAAGAGCGGTTCATGGAGATTCAGCAGGCCTGCGAGGTGCTGAGTAAGACGCGTCGGAAGCGCAGCCAAAGGAACAAGAAGTCGgacagtggcagtggcagtgacAAGATCGAGCTGTAG
- the LOC131216032 gene encoding chymotrypsin-2-like encodes MVFIFICSPAPGTPSINRVVGGSDAEPGAAPFQVSLQSLFGHSCGGAIIDRKWIATAAHCVSGSKPAFLWVVVGTNLLNAGGKRYTVKNFFMHSRYNRPVFHNDIALIELDSELQYGELVQPIAYSEQVVPENATMTLTGWGRLSANGPLPNKLQTIELQQVSNQECKRLHQNAADVDIGHICTLTKQGEGACNGDSGGPLVYDGKLAGVVNFGVPCAKGYPDAYARVSYYHDWIRTTMANNS; translated from the exons ATGGTGttcatatttatttgttcac CCGCCCCAGGAACACCGTCCATAAATCGTGTCGTCGGCGGATCGGATGCAGAGCCCGGCGCGGCGCCATTCCAGGTGTCGTTGCAGAGCCTTTTTGGACATTCGTGCGGTGGCGCAATCATCGATCGGAAGTGGATCGCTACCGCAGCTCACTGTGTCTCCGGCAGCAAGCCCGCCTTCctgtgggtggtggtgggaacGAATTTACTCAATGCGGGCGGAAAACGGTATACGGTGAAGAATTTCTTCATGCACAGCCGGTACAATCGACCCGTTTTCCACAACGATATCGCGCTGATTGAACTGGATTCGGAACTGCAGTACGGAGAGCTGGTGCAACCGATTGCGTACAGTGAACAGGTTGTGCCGGAGAATGCAACCATGACGCTGACGGGCTGGGGACGGCTATCAGCCAACGGACCTCTTCCCAACAAGCTGCAGACGATCGAGCTGCAGCAAGTGAGCAACCAGGAATGCAAGCGTTTGCACCAGAACGCGGCGGATGTGGACATCGGGCATATCTGTACTTTAACGAAACAGGGCGAGGGAGCGTGTAAT GGAGATTCGGGGGGTCCTCTCGTGTACGACGGAAAGCTGGCGGGTGTCGTCAATTTCGGAGTGCCGTGCGCGAAAGGCTATCCCGACGCGTACGCTCGTGTGTCATATTATCACGACTGGATTCGCACGACGATGGCCAACAACTCGTAG
- the LOC131216030 gene encoding apyrase-like, translating into MEPKRNRLLGGCLWLLVLAAPFATPAPNARSDDLFPLSLIHINDVHAHWEEIDAAGVTCDSKQTAAEECLGGYARTVTIVRRLLKERQNPVYLNIGDNFQGTLWYNIHRWNATAFFLNLLPADALTVGNHEFDDGIAGVVPFLEAVESPVLLVNVDNSKEPAFSKFRRSMVLERAGRKIGLIGVILRTTYNMADTGALVFQDEADAVRAEADRLAADGVDIVVVLSHCGLDVDHIIAENGGPNVDIVVGGHSHSFLYTGANPHIPMTPAAEYPALVTQSDGHRVLIVQASAYTKLVGDIVLYFDAHGIIQRWEGNPIYLDNEIVPDAEIMAAIAPWKVLVDQIGDRTIGSTAVELPKPPCNFGECVLGNLIADSMVDAFASHQTVGQGPYASIAAVAVGRIRQTLAPGDISYKHLIEMMPFENTLVCYDLRGDQLIGLLEHGAELSWDEHQFNAKNLMHVSGLRVVYNVSNPIGHRVLSVDALCHACAEPRYDPVEPFAIYRVITVSYLAEGGDGFEIFPRYGRNKVVAPVGDAEAFERYVSARSPVAPALEGRIQILT; encoded by the exons atggaaccaaagCGGAACCGGTTGCTTGGTGGCTGTCTCTGGTTGTTGGTCCTGGCCGCTCCGTTTGCCACTCCGGCACCGAACGCACGAAGCGATGATTTGTTTCCCCTTTCGCTGATCCACATCAACGATGTCCACGCTCACTGGGAGGAGATTGACGCTGCGGGCGTCACGTGTGACTCGAAGCAGACCGCCGCTGAGGAGTGCCTCGGAGGTTACGCCCGCACGGTCACGATCGTCCGGCGTCTGCTGAAGGAACGGCAGAATCCCGTTTACCTCAACATCGGCGATAACTTCCAGGGCACCCTCTGGTACAACATTCATCGCTGGAATGCGACGGCGTTCTTCCTCAACCTGCTGCCGGCGGACGCTCTG ACCGTCGGAAATCACGAGTTCGATGATGGAATTGCCGGGGTTGTGCCGTTCCTGGAGGCCGTTGAGTCGCCCGTGCTGTTGGTCAATGTGGACAACTCGAAGGAGCCCGCCTTCAGCAAGTTCCGTCGCTCGATGGTGCTGGAGCGCGCGGGGCGCAAAATCGGCCTAATCGGAGTGATCTTGCGCACCACGTACAACATGGCCGACACGGGCGCACTGGTGTTCCAGGACGAAGCGGACGCGGTGCGAGCGGAAGCGGATCGGCTCGCCGCCGATGGTGTGGACATTGTGGTCGTTTTATCGCACTGCGGGCTCGATGTGGATCACATCATTGCGGAGAACGGCGGACCGAATGTGgacatcgtcgtcggcggacATTCGCACAGCTTTCTGTACACCGGGGCTAACCCGCACATTCCGATGACCCCTGCGGCGGAGTACCCGGCGCTGGTGACCCAATCCGACGGGCACCGTGTGCTAATCGTTCAGGCATCGGCCTACACCAAACTCGTTGGCGATATTGTCCTGTATTTCGACGCGCACGGAATCATCCAACGCTGGGAAGGAAACCCGATCTATCTGGACAACGAGATCGTGCCGGATGCAGAGATAATGGCAGCGATCGCACCGTGGAAGGTGCTGGTCGATCAAATCGGTGATCGTACGATCGGATCGACCGCCGTCGAGCTACCGAAACCACCGTGCAACTTTGGTGAGTGCGTTCTGGGAAATTTGATCGCTGACTCCATGGTGGACGCGTTCGCGTCGCACCAGACCGTGGGCCAAGGGCCCTACGCTTcaatcgccgccgtcgccgtcggtcgcaTTCGCCAGACGCTGGCTCCCGGGG ATATTAGCTACAAGCACCTGATAGAAATGATGCCTTTCGAGAACACACTCGTGTGCTACGATCTACGCGGGGATCAGCTGATCGGGTTGCTCGAGCACGGTGCCGAGCTCTCGTGGGACGAACACCAGTTCAACGCAAAGAACCTCATGCATGTTTCCGGTTTGCGTGTCGTGTACAACGTGAGCAATCCGATTGGCCACCGTGTCCTGTCGGTGGACGCCCTGTGCCACGCGTGTGCAGAGCCTCGCTACGATCCGGTGGAACCGTTCGCCATTTACCGCGTCATCACCGTGTCCTACCTGGCCGAGGGTGGCGATGGATTCGAAATCTTCCCCCGCTACGGCCGCAACAAGGTCGTTGCACCCGTCGGCGACGCGGAGGCGTTCGAGCGGTACGTGAGCGCCCGATCTCCGGTAGCACCGGCACTGGAGGGGCGCATTCAAATTTTGACGTGA
- the LOC131214968 gene encoding dnaJ homolog subfamily C member 22 isoform X2, giving the protein MGEKLSPSPAAGSSYRSSASKPQKSTGDVEQLGQKSVFVAYVLWLFGGIFGVHHFYLRQDRRAFLWWSTLGYFGIGWMAEVLHIPAMVRDANDDPRFVAEFNELLRKNRKPPFSTSRFLLGVMIGYWWGQMIMIAIPQSVFFGVDWGFLHWLIPFAVALGVWTVGNMGREKGVFWHCLVASYGSYLSRYFVMDEAYWMTATALCCASAFDHFSKQWNVEIPKKKRMPRRLATLTVAAIAYLSLWGAFVYFNGTITDSEGDEVPVHEALYNFLKSPWWTDLKQTLHDTLQFAKYHGWAEVWKQIIDSMDADGEQNAYKVLGISATASQHEINTLCRSLAKETHPDKVKDASKRRAAEERFMEIQQACEVLSKTRRKRSQRNKKSDSGSGSDKIEL; this is encoded by the exons ATGGGGGAGAAACTTTCGCCGTCCCCGGCGGCTGGCTCCAGCTATCGAAGCTCCGCTTCCAAGCCACAAAAGTCAACCGGAGACGTCGAACAGCTCGGCCAGAAATCGGTCTTCGTGGCGTATGTGCTGTGGTTGTTCGGAGGCATCTTCGGTGTGCATCACTTCTACCTGCGCCAAGACCGGCGGGCGTTTCTCTGGTGGAGCACCTTGGGGTACTTCGGCATCGGATGGATGGCCGAGGTGCTGCACATCCCGGCGATGGTGCGGGACGCCAACGATGACCCGCGGTTCGTGGCGGAGTTCAACGAACTGCTGCGAAAGAACCGAAAGCCCCCCTTCTCGACCAGCCGTTTCCTGCTCGGCGTCATGATCGGGTACTGGTGGGGCCAGATGATCATGATCGCGATACCGCAGAGCGTGTTCTTCGGCGTCGACTGGGGCTTCCTGCACTGGCTCATCCCATTCGCCGTGGCTCTGG GTGTTTGGACGGTTGGAAACATGGGGCGCGAGAAGGGCGTCTTCTGGCACTGTCTGGTTGCCTCGTACGGCTCGTACCTCTCGCGGTACTTTGTCATGGACGAGGCGTACTggatgacggcgacggcgctcTGTTGCGCTTCCGCATTCGATCACTTCTCGAAACAGTGGAACGTGGAGATTCCGAAGAAAAAGCGCATGCCCAG ACGCCTGGCGACActgacggtggccgccatcgcgTATCTCTCGCTGTGGGGCGCCTTCGTATACTTCAACGGTACGATCACGGACAGCGAAGGCGACGAGGTGCCGGTTCACGAGGCGCTCTACAACTTCCTCAAGTCGCCCTGGTGGACGGACCTGAAGCAAACGCTGCACGATACGCTGCAGTTCGCCAAATACCACGGATGGGCGGAGGTTTGGAAGCAAATAATTGACTCCATGGACGCGGACGGCGAGCAAAACGCGTACAAGGTGCTGGGGATCAGCGCGACCGCCTCGCAGCACGAAATCAACACCCTGTGCCGCAGTCTGGCGAAGGAAACGCACCCGGACAAGGTGAAGGACGCCAGCAAACGGCGGGCGGCGGAAGAGCGGTTCATGGAGATTCAGCAGGCCTGCGAGGTGCTGAGTAAGACGCGTCGGAAGCGCAGCCAAAGGAACAAGAAGTCGgacagtggcagtggcagtgacAAGATCGAGCTGTAG